Part of the Lujinxingia vulgaris genome is shown below.
CTCCTCCCAGTTTTCGAAACTTCAAATAGCCCACCGATAAACATCGTCAAACCTGCGATGCCGAGCCGATTCGCCACACATCACAACGAGCGCAACTAATCCTCATAAATCATTTTCCGCGTCATCCCCCCGTCGATCACAAAATCTTGACCGGTGATGAACTCCGCGCGCGGTCCCGTCAAAAACACCACCAGCTCCGCCACATCTTCAGGCTTACCCACTCGCCCCACCGGGTGCTGGGCATGGTCTTCGGGCCGCAGCTGCGGCCTTTCGCGCTCCGACCGCTTCTTCCACTCAGAAACCTCGATCCACCCCGGGCTAACGCTGTTCACGCGAATCTCCGGCCCGAGACTCATCGCCATCGCGTGCGTCAGCGCAACAAGACCACCCTTGGAAGCCGCATAAGCCTCCGAATTGGCCTCGGACTGATACGCCCGGGTCGACGCCATATTGACGATCGAACCCGACGTGCAACGCAGGTGAGGCACGGCATGCTTCGCACAGAGGAAAGCGCCTGTGAGGTTTGTATCCAACCAGCGATTCCAATCCTCCAGACTCAACGACTCGATAGGACCGCTGTGGGGCTGCGCGACGCCGGCGTTGTTCACCAAAACGTCCAGGCGCCCAAAACGCTCGATGGTCTGGTCCATCGCCCCCGCGACGCTCTTTTCATCGGAGACGTCCACCTCCCAGAACGCCATCGTCTCGGGAGAGCCCAGCTCTTCGAGCATCTCCTCCCCGGCCTCGCGGTCCCGGTCGACCACACAGACCCGGACGCCCTCGTCGACCAGGGCTTCACTGATGGCGCGACCAATGCCCTGAGCCCCGCCCGTGACCCAGGCGACACGCTGATGCTTTGTAGTCATGGAACACTCCTTTCTACCTATGAGGATTGGCTGAGTTCGACGGCCTGCTCTCTACGAAGCCTAAGCGCTTTCCCGGGTTGCCCCAACTGCTCGCCAGCGCGCTTCACAATGATGGGTTGTGGGCTTCGCCTCCCCGGTCCGCCGCAACCATTCGATGATCCCCCTTTCGCCATACCCTCCACCCCCCCCGTTGACGCTCCCGAGCCGCCGCCTCTGCGAGAGCGAAAGGGTTGCTCGATAGCTCCCCGCGCCTTCGGAGCGAGAGCGCAAGGGTTGCTCGATAGCTCCCCGCGCCTTCGGAGCGAGAGCGTAAGGGTTGTCGTAAGGGTCCAGCGCGTGACTGGAGTCGCGGCGAGAGGCTTCTCCCAAGGGTCGTGCGCGTGGGTCAGGAGCGGTTCGCAAGGTTGGCCGATAGGTAAGGCGTGGGGGTCGGGTCCCGGCCCGAGGCTTCTACCGAGGGTTGAGCGCGTGGGTCGGAAGAGATTTACAGGGTTCGGTGATGGGTAAGAGGTGGGGGTCGGGTCCCGGCCCGAGGCTTCTACCGAGGGTTGAGCGCGTGGGTCGGAAGAGATTTACAGGGTTGGCCGATGGGTAAGAGGTGGGGGTCGAGTGCCAGTGTCAAACGACACCAAAATCTGACCCGGTTGCGACACCAGGAATTGACCCACCCCCTGTTTAATGTGAGGGGGCAGAGACGTCAGTCTCGCCCCGTGGCTGAAACAGCCCGCTTCGTCGTTTCTCTTTGAGGCGGTAGCTCTCCCCTCGGATGGTGACGATGTGGCTGTGGTGTAAGAGGCGGTCCAGGATTGCGGTGGCGAGCACCGGGTCACCGAAGACATCGCCCCATTCGCTGACGGCACGGTTGCTGGTGATCATCATGCTGCCCCGCTCGTAGCGCTTGGCCACGAGTTGGAAGAAGAGATGGGAGACCTCCCGCTCAAAGGGCAGATATCCCAGCTCATCGATGATCAGGAGCTTGGGCTTGGTGAAGTGGCGCAGACGCTCCTCAAGCCGCCCCTCCTCCTGAGCCTGTTTCAGCGAAGCCAGAAGGTGGGCGGCCTGCACAAAGAGCGTGGAGTAGCCCTGGTGGACGGCCTCCCGGCCAAGCGCAATCACCAGATGGGTCTTGCCCACGCCGGGAGGGCCCAGAAAGAGGACGTTTTCGCCGTTGGCGACAAAACGGCAGACCGAGAGCTCGCGAATCCGCTGGGGGTCAAGCGAGGGCTGCGCGCCAAAGTCGAAGCCCTCGAGCGAGCGGGCCAGGGGAAACTTTGCGATCTTTAAGCCCATCGAGATCCGGCGCTCTTCTTTGGCGGCCGTCTCCTGCTCGCACAGAAAGTAAAGAAACTCCCGCAGGGTCATCTCTTTTGTCGCCCCTTCGTCAATGAGCGAGTCCAAACGATCGCGGACCGCGGTGAGTTTGAGTCGGGTGAGCATCTCGAGCAGACGCTGGT
Proteins encoded:
- a CDS encoding glucose 1-dehydrogenase — translated: MTTKHQRVAWVTGGAQGIGRAISEALVDEGVRVCVVDRDREAGEEMLEELGSPETMAFWEVDVSDEKSVAGAMDQTIERFGRLDVLVNNAGVAQPHSGPIESLSLEDWNRWLDTNLTGAFLCAKHAVPHLRCTSGSIVNMASTRAYQSEANSEAYAASKGGLVALTHAMAMSLGPEIRVNSVSPGWIEVSEWKKRSERERPQLRPEDHAQHPVGRVGKPEDVAELVVFLTGPRAEFITGQDFVIDGGMTRKMIYED
- the istB gene encoding IS21-like element helper ATPase IstB, giving the protein MSIKHQRLLEMLTRLKLTAVRDRLDSLIDEGATKEMTLREFLYFLCEQETAAKEERRISMGLKIAKFPLARSLEGFDFGAQPSLDPQRIRELSVCRFVANGENVLFLGPPGVGKTHLVIALGREAVHQGYSTLFVQAAHLLASLKQAQEEGRLEERLRHFTKPKLLIIDELGYLPFEREVSHLFFQLVAKRYERGSMMITSNRAVSEWGDVFGDPVLATAILDRLLHHSHIVTIRGESYRLKEKRRSGLFQPRGETDVSAPSH